A single genomic interval of Streptomyces sp. NBC_00663 harbors:
- a CDS encoding type III pantothenate kinase — translation MLLTIDVGNTHTVLGLFDGEEIVEHWRISTDARRTADELAVLLQGLMGMHPLLGDELGDGIDGIAICATVPSVLHELREVTRRYYGDVPAVLVEPGVKTGVPILTDNPKEVGADRIINAVAAVELYGGPAIVVDFGTATTFDAVSARGEYIGGVIAPGIEISVEALGVRGAQLRKIEVARPRSVIGKNTVEAMQSGIIYGFAGQVDGVVNRMARELAEDPDDVTVIATGGLAPMVLGESSVIDEHEPWLTLVGLRLVYERNVSRM, via the coding sequence ATGCTCCTCACGATCGACGTAGGCAACACCCACACCGTCCTCGGCCTGTTCGACGGCGAGGAGATCGTCGAGCACTGGCGCATCTCCACGGACGCCCGCCGCACGGCCGACGAGCTCGCGGTGCTGCTCCAGGGCCTCATGGGCATGCACCCGCTGCTCGGCGACGAACTGGGCGACGGCATCGACGGCATCGCCATCTGCGCGACGGTCCCCTCGGTGCTGCACGAGCTGCGTGAGGTCACGCGGCGCTACTACGGCGACGTGCCGGCGGTCCTGGTCGAGCCGGGCGTGAAGACAGGCGTGCCGATCCTGACCGACAACCCCAAGGAGGTCGGCGCGGACCGCATCATCAACGCGGTCGCCGCGGTCGAGCTCTACGGCGGCCCCGCGATCGTCGTCGACTTCGGTACGGCGACGACGTTCGACGCGGTCTCCGCGCGCGGGGAGTACATCGGCGGGGTCATCGCGCCCGGCATCGAGATCTCGGTCGAGGCGCTCGGCGTCCGGGGCGCGCAGCTGCGGAAGATCGAGGTGGCCCGGCCGCGGAGTGTCATCGGCAAGAACACGGTCGAGGCGATGCAGTCGGGCATCATCTACGGCTTCGCCGGCCAGGTCGACGGCGTCGTCAACCGGATGGCCCGGGAGCTGGCGGAGGACCCGGACGACGTGACCGTGATCGCCACGGGTGGGCTCGCGCCGATGGTCCTCGGCGAGTCCTCGGTGATCGACGAGCACGAGCCCTGGTTGACGCTGGTGGGGCTGCGGCTGGTGTACGAGCGGAACGTGTCGCGGATGTGA
- the nadC gene encoding carboxylating nicotinate-nucleotide diphosphorylase, with translation MSTHDLPLASSGGCGDGCACGADGGEEYLECGLDPALAQLLADAGLDPVEVEDIANVAIQEDLDHGVDVTTVATIPEDAVATADFVAREAGVVAGLRVAEAVVSVVCEDEFEVERHVEDGDRVEAGQKLLSVTTRTRDLLTAERSALNLLCRLSGIATATRAWADALDGTKARVRDTRKTTPGLRSLEKFAVRAGGGVNHRMSLSDAALVKDNHVVAAGGVAQAFKAVRETFPDVPIEVEVDTLHQLREVVDAGADLILLDNFTPGECEEAVALVHGRAALEASGRLTLDNARAYADTGVDYLAVGALTHSSPILDIGLDLREAE, from the coding sequence GTGAGCACCCACGACCTTCCCCTCGCCTCGTCCGGCGGTTGCGGCGACGGCTGTGCCTGTGGCGCGGACGGCGGCGAGGAGTACCTGGAGTGCGGGCTCGACCCCGCGCTCGCCCAGCTCCTGGCCGACGCCGGGCTCGACCCCGTGGAGGTCGAGGACATCGCCAACGTGGCCATCCAGGAGGACCTCGACCACGGGGTGGACGTGACGACCGTCGCGACCATCCCCGAGGACGCCGTCGCCACCGCCGACTTCGTCGCGCGCGAGGCGGGCGTCGTGGCCGGCCTGCGGGTCGCCGAGGCGGTCGTCTCGGTGGTCTGCGAGGACGAGTTCGAGGTCGAGCGGCACGTCGAGGACGGCGACCGGGTGGAGGCCGGGCAGAAGCTGCTGTCGGTCACCACGCGCACGCGTGACCTGCTCACCGCCGAACGCAGCGCGCTCAACCTGCTGTGCCGGCTGTCCGGCATCGCGACCGCCACGCGCGCGTGGGCCGACGCGCTGGACGGCACGAAGGCACGCGTGCGTGACACGCGGAAGACGACGCCGGGACTCAGGTCCCTGGAGAAGTTCGCGGTACGCGCGGGCGGCGGCGTGAACCACCGGATGTCGCTGTCCGACGCCGCCCTGGTCAAGGACAACCACGTGGTGGCCGCCGGCGGCGTCGCCCAGGCCTTCAAGGCCGTACGGGAGACGTTCCCGGACGTGCCGATCGAGGTCGAGGTCGACACCCTGCACCAGCTGCGCGAGGTCGTGGACGCGGGCGCGGATCTGATCCTTCTGGACAACTTCACGCCGGGCGAGTGCGAGGAGGCGGTGGCGCTCGTGCACGGGCGCGCCGCCCTGGAGGCCTCGGGCCGGCTGACGCTGGACAACGCGCGCGCGTACGCCGACACGGGCGTCGACTACCTCGCCGTAGGGGCCCTGACCCACTCCTCGCCGATCCTGGACATCGGTCTCGACCTGCGTGAGGCGGAGTAG
- a CDS encoding L-aspartate oxidase, with protein MTRTGIRLHAPAPGWSIDADVVVVGSGVAGLTAALRCEAAGLRTVVVTKARLDDGSTRWAQGGIAAALGEGDTPEQHLDDTLVAGAGLCDEEAVRILVTEGPDAVRRLIETGAHFDESEGGGLELTREGGHHRRRIAHAGGDATGAEISRALVEAARARGVRTIENALVLDLLTDADGRTAGVSLHVMGEGQHDGVGAVHAPAVVLATGGMGQVFSATTNPSVSTGDGVALALRAGAEVSDLEFVQFHPTVLFLGPDAEGQQPLVSEAVRGEGAHLVDADGVRFMVGQHELAELAPRDIVAKGILRRMLAQDAEHMYLDARHFGADMWEHRFPTILAACRVHGIDPVTEPIPIAPAAHYASGGVRTDSQGRTTVPGLYACGEVACTGVHGANRLASNSLLEGLVYAERIAADITAAHAANGLHARVPEPVEHPQTPAHPLQSPEARFAIQRIMTSGAGVLRSAASLAQAAEQLQRLHAEARDALDENGKTAEPGVDTWEATNLLCVARVLVTAAQQREETRGCHWREDQPDRDDAAWRRHIVVRLNPDRTLAVHTTDTADFPPTRRPLQEQ; from the coding sequence GTGACCAGGACAGGCATACGACTGCACGCGCCCGCACCCGGGTGGTCGATCGACGCGGACGTCGTGGTCGTGGGCTCCGGCGTCGCCGGTCTCACCGCGGCCCTGCGCTGCGAGGCCGCGGGCCTCAGGACCGTCGTCGTCACCAAGGCCCGCCTCGACGACGGGTCCACCCGCTGGGCGCAGGGAGGCATCGCCGCGGCCCTCGGCGAGGGCGACACCCCCGAGCAGCACCTCGACGACACCCTGGTCGCCGGCGCGGGCCTGTGCGACGAGGAGGCCGTCCGCATCCTCGTCACCGAGGGCCCCGACGCCGTGCGCCGCCTCATCGAGACCGGCGCCCACTTCGACGAGTCCGAAGGGGGCGGCCTGGAGCTCACCCGCGAGGGCGGCCACCACCGGCGCCGCATCGCCCACGCGGGCGGCGACGCGACCGGCGCGGAGATCTCCCGCGCCCTGGTCGAGGCGGCACGCGCGCGAGGCGTGCGCACCATCGAGAACGCGCTCGTCCTGGACCTGCTCACGGACGCCGACGGCCGTACGGCGGGCGTCTCCCTGCACGTCATGGGCGAGGGCCAGCACGACGGCGTGGGCGCCGTGCACGCCCCCGCGGTCGTCCTCGCGACCGGCGGCATGGGCCAGGTCTTCTCCGCGACCACCAACCCGTCCGTGTCGACCGGCGACGGCGTGGCCCTCGCGCTCCGCGCGGGCGCGGAGGTCTCCGACCTCGAGTTCGTCCAGTTCCACCCCACCGTGCTCTTCCTCGGCCCCGACGCGGAGGGCCAGCAGCCCCTCGTCTCCGAGGCCGTACGCGGTGAGGGCGCCCATCTCGTCGACGCCGACGGCGTGCGCTTCATGGTCGGCCAGCACGAACTGGCCGAGCTCGCGCCCCGCGACATCGTCGCCAAGGGCATCCTGCGCCGCATGCTGGCTCAGGACGCCGAGCACATGTACCTCGACGCCCGGCACTTCGGCGCCGACATGTGGGAGCACCGCTTCCCGACGATCCTCGCCGCCTGCCGCGTCCACGGCATCGACCCGGTCACCGAGCCCATCCCGATCGCCCCGGCCGCCCACTACGCCTCCGGCGGCGTGCGCACCGACTCCCAGGGCCGTACGACCGTTCCCGGCCTGTACGCGTGCGGCGAGGTCGCCTGCACCGGCGTGCACGGCGCGAACCGGCTCGCGTCGAACTCCCTCCTCGAGGGCCTCGTCTACGCCGAGCGCATCGCCGCGGACATCACGGCGGCCCACGCGGCGAACGGCCTCCACGCGCGCGTGCCCGAGCCGGTCGAGCACCCCCAGACGCCCGCGCACCCCTTGCAGTCGCCCGAGGCCCGCTTCGCGATCCAGCGGATCATGACGAGCGGCGCGGGCGTCCTGCGCTCCGCCGCGTCCCTCGCCCAGGCCGCCGAACAGCTCCAGCGGCTGCACGCCGAGGCCCGTGACGCCCTCGACGAGAACGGCAAGACCGCCGAGCCCGGCGTCGACACCTGGGAGGCCACCAACCTCCTGTGCGTGGCCCGCGTCCTGGTCACCGCCGCCCAGCAGCGCGAGGAGACCCGCGGCTGCCACTGGCGCGAGGACCAGCCCGACCGCGACGACGCGGCATGGCGCCGCCACATCGTCGTACGGCTGAATCCGGACCGCACACTCGCCGTACACACCACGGATACCGCAGACTTCCCCCCGACCCGCCGGCCCCTTCAGGAGCAGTGA
- the panC gene encoding pantoate--beta-alanine ligase produces the protein MTTTLLRTADELHARVRDGRRAVVMTMGALHEGHATLIRTAREIAGPEGEVVVTVFVNPLQFGQGEDLDRYPRTLDADIKIAEQAGADAVFAPSVDEVYPGGEPQVRVSAGPMGERLEGSSRPGHFDGMLTVVAKLLHLTRPDVALYGQKDAQQLALIRRMVRDLNFGVEIVGVPTVREDDGLALSSRNRYLSPQERRTALALSQALFAGRDRHAAQEALRARAREVPATHARAEALSAIGESRAAADAHAVAKAIPGAPSAVRAAARLVLDDAARLTPPLELDYLALVDPSDFSEIKDDFTGEAVLAVAARVGTTRLIDNLPLDFGTFGAAS, from the coding sequence ATGACCACCACCCTGCTGCGCACCGCCGACGAGCTCCACGCACGCGTACGCGACGGCCGCCGCGCCGTCGTGATGACCATGGGCGCCCTGCACGAGGGGCACGCCACCCTGATCCGCACCGCGCGCGAGATCGCGGGGCCGGAGGGCGAGGTCGTCGTCACCGTCTTCGTGAACCCCCTCCAGTTCGGCCAGGGCGAGGACCTCGACCGCTACCCGCGCACCCTCGACGCCGACATCAAGATCGCCGAACAGGCGGGCGCGGACGCCGTGTTCGCTCCCTCCGTGGACGAGGTCTACCCCGGCGGCGAGCCCCAGGTCCGCGTCAGCGCGGGGCCCATGGGCGAGCGCCTGGAAGGCTCCTCGCGCCCCGGCCACTTCGACGGCATGCTCACGGTCGTCGCCAAGCTGCTGCACCTGACCCGGCCCGACGTCGCCCTGTACGGGCAGAAGGACGCCCAGCAGCTCGCCCTCATCCGGCGCATGGTGCGCGACCTGAACTTCGGCGTCGAGATCGTCGGCGTACCGACCGTGCGCGAGGACGACGGCCTGGCCCTGTCCAGCCGCAACCGCTACCTCTCGCCCCAGGAGCGCCGCACGGCCCTCGCCCTCTCCCAGGCCCTGTTCGCGGGCCGCGACCGGCACGCCGCACAGGAGGCGCTGCGGGCCCGCGCGCGTGAGGTGCCCGCCACGCACGCGCGTGCCGAGGCGCTGAGCGCCATAGGGGAGTCCCGCGCGGCCGCCGACGCGCACGCCGTCGCGAAGGCGATCCCGGGCGCCCCGTCGGCCGTGCGCGCCGCCGCACGCCTGGTCCTCGACGACGCCGCGCGCCTCACGCCGCCACTGGAGCTGGACTACCTGGCGCTGGTCGACCCCTCCGACTTCAGCGAGATCAAGGACGACTTCACCGGCGAGGCCGTCCTCGCCGTCGCCGCCCGGGTGGGGACGACCCGGTTGATCGACAACCTTCCGCTCGATTTCGGAACCTTCGGAGCCGCCTCGTGA
- a CDS encoding Rossmann-like and DUF2520 domain-containing protein has product MSTSQQPDPRDRPARLTVGVVGAGRVGPALAASLQLAGHRPVAVSGVSDASRKRAAELLPGVPLMPPAEVLQRADLVLLTVPDDTLPGLVEGLAETGAVRPGQLLVHTSGRYGAKVLDPALRAGALPLALHPAMTFTGTPVDVQRLAGCSFGVTAPEELRMAAEALVIEMGGEPEWIAEEHRPLYHAALALGANHLVTLVAQSMELLRQAGVTAPDRMLGPLLGAALDNALRSGDAALTGPVARGDAGTVAAHVSELRKHSPQTVAGYLAMARATADRALAHGLLKPELAEDLLGVLANGTNGTSGPHGTDGTEGDAG; this is encoded by the coding sequence GTGAGTACAAGCCAACAGCCAGACCCCAGGGACCGCCCCGCGCGCCTCACCGTCGGCGTCGTCGGCGCCGGACGCGTGGGGCCCGCGCTGGCCGCGTCCCTCCAGCTCGCCGGGCACCGCCCGGTGGCCGTCTCCGGAGTCTCCGACGCCTCCCGCAAGCGGGCCGCGGAGCTGCTCCCCGGCGTTCCGCTCATGCCGCCCGCCGAGGTCCTCCAGCGCGCCGACCTGGTCCTGCTGACCGTCCCGGACGACACCCTGCCCGGCCTCGTGGAGGGCCTCGCCGAGACCGGCGCCGTGCGGCCGGGACAACTGCTGGTGCACACCTCCGGGCGGTACGGCGCGAAGGTCCTCGACCCCGCCCTGCGCGCGGGCGCGCTGCCGCTGGCCCTGCACCCCGCGATGACCTTCACCGGCACGCCCGTGGACGTCCAGCGGCTTGCCGGCTGCTCCTTCGGGGTCACCGCGCCCGAGGAGTTGCGGATGGCCGCCGAGGCCCTCGTCATCGAGATGGGCGGCGAGCCCGAATGGATCGCCGAGGAACACCGGCCGCTCTACCACGCGGCGCTCGCGCTGGGCGCCAACCACCTGGTCACGCTGGTCGCCCAGTCCATGGAGCTGCTGCGGCAAGCAGGCGTCACCGCCCCCGACCGGATGCTCGGCCCACTCCTGGGCGCCGCCCTCGACAACGCCCTGCGCTCCGGCGACGCGGCCCTGACCGGCCCCGTCGCGCGCGGGGACGCCGGCACCGTCGCGGCGCACGTCTCCGAGCTGCGCAAGCACTCCCCGCAGACCGTCGCCGGATATCTGGCGATGGCCCGCGCGACCGCCGACCGGGCGCTCGCCCACGGGCTGCTCAAGCCCGAACTCGCCGAGGACCTCCTCGGGGTACTCGCCAACGGGACCAACGGAACCAGCGGGCCTCACGGCACCGACGGCACCGAGGGAGACGCCGGATGA
- a CDS encoding threonine aldolase family protein: MNDAAEQVDEKSAEELLRERRRNAVRAARRVLWRGGASGTMRERLASLAEAAPEVYDVEEPADIYGNGVVTALEERVASLLGKEAAAFFPTGTMAQQVALRCWAARTGNPTVALHPLAHPEVHERHAFTQVSGLRPVRLTSEPRLPTADEARDFDEPYGALMLELPLRDAGFVLPTWEELTEVVEAARERDAVVHFDGARLWETTVHFGRPLDEIAGLADSVYVSFYKSLEGFAGAALAGPKTLVDEAKTWRHRYGGMAFQQFPTALSALVGLERELPRLPEYVRHARVVAAALREGFAESGVAWARVHPEEPHTHQFQVWLPYDPDVLVEAALRQAEETGTYLFPGYWDRGGPGLALAEVTVAAAGLEWTADDVKAAVADFVARLP; the protein is encoded by the coding sequence ATGAACGATGCTGCGGAGCAGGTGGACGAGAAATCGGCGGAGGAGCTGCTGCGGGAGCGGCGCCGGAACGCCGTACGGGCGGCGCGGCGGGTGCTGTGGCGCGGCGGGGCGAGCGGCACGATGCGGGAGCGGCTCGCGTCACTGGCGGAGGCCGCCCCCGAGGTCTACGACGTGGAAGAGCCCGCGGACATCTACGGCAACGGGGTCGTGACGGCCCTGGAGGAGCGAGTCGCGTCCCTGCTGGGCAAGGAGGCCGCCGCGTTCTTCCCGACGGGCACCATGGCCCAGCAGGTCGCCCTGCGCTGCTGGGCGGCCCGCACCGGGAACCCCACGGTCGCCCTGCATCCGCTGGCCCACCCCGAGGTCCACGAACGCCATGCCTTCACCCAGGTCAGCGGCTTGCGCCCGGTGCGCCTGACGAGTGAGCCCCGGCTGCCCACCGCCGACGAGGCGCGTGACTTCGACGAGCCCTACGGCGCGCTGATGCTGGAACTGCCTCTACGGGACGCCGGATTCGTCCTGCCCACCTGGGAGGAGCTCACCGAGGTCGTGGAGGCGGCGCGGGAGCGCGACGCGGTGGTGCACTTCGACGGCGCGCGCCTGTGGGAGACCACCGTCCACTTCGGCCGCCCTCTGGACGAGATCGCGGGCCTGGCGGACAGCGTCTATGTGTCGTTCTACAAGTCCCTCGAAGGCTTCGCCGGCGCGGCACTCGCCGGCCCGAAGACCCTGGTGGACGAGGCGAAGACCTGGCGGCACCGGTACGGCGGGATGGCCTTCCAGCAGTTCCCCACGGCGCTGTCCGCGCTCGTCGGCCTGGAGCGCGAGCTGCCCAGACTGCCGGAGTACGTGCGCCACGCGCGCGTGGTGGCCGCCGCGCTGCGGGAGGGGTTCGCCGAGTCGGGCGTGGCGTGGGCGCGTGTGCATCCCGAGGAGCCGCACACCCACCAGTTCCAGGTCTGGCTGCCCTATGACCCCGATGTGCTGGTCGAGGCGGCGCTGCGGCAGGCGGAGGAGACCGGGACGTATCTGTTCCCCGGCTACTGGGACCGCGGCGGACCGGGCCTGGCCCTCGCCGAGGTCACCGTCGCCGCCGCCGGCCTGGAGTGGACGGCCGACGACGTGAAGGCGGCGGTGGCGGACTTCGTGGCGCGACTGCCGTAG
- a CDS encoding DUF5937 family protein, which produces MSVRIDITGLRPDGVAVVPSPLAELGMALHALAEPGHHPGLQGWVTGVTAGLDPHLADRMCDADFLWRSTFSDLFLPYAGLPGGTLPGATLAEELDLLDKLSDEQFVDAALEFSCAMPYGVGPSPLVDTELGRRALELAAARGPRQQRFSELLLTDPPKIRAWLRQFLQDCDEAFFAQAWARLSHQLAADARHKTDLLRRKGLAEALAAVSPAVTLDEAAGEITVDKLSVGRTATESGALLLVPTSLGRPHLSVLYRRDWQPVVQYPVGSPELTPPSSVEQLALRMTALSHPVRMRICRNLARSAYTTSELAQVHGMTAPEISRHLGVLKKAGLVSTRRRGRYVQHQLDIAVVARLGSDFLEGILR; this is translated from the coding sequence ATGAGCGTGCGCATCGACATCACGGGGCTGCGGCCGGATGGGGTCGCCGTCGTGCCCTCGCCCCTCGCGGAGCTCGGGATGGCGCTGCACGCGCTGGCCGAGCCGGGGCACCACCCGGGTCTACAGGGCTGGGTGACGGGCGTGACGGCCGGCCTGGACCCCCATCTGGCCGACCGGATGTGCGACGCGGACTTCCTGTGGCGCTCGACCTTCTCGGACCTGTTCCTGCCATACGCGGGCCTGCCGGGCGGCACCCTCCCCGGCGCCACGCTCGCCGAGGAACTGGACCTGCTGGACAAGCTGAGTGACGAGCAGTTCGTCGACGCGGCCCTGGAGTTCAGCTGCGCGATGCCCTACGGCGTCGGCCCCAGTCCGCTCGTCGACACCGAGCTGGGGCGCCGCGCCCTGGAGCTGGCCGCCGCGCGGGGGCCGCGGCAGCAGCGGTTCAGCGAGCTGCTGCTGACGGATCCGCCCAAGATCCGGGCCTGGCTGCGGCAGTTCCTTCAGGACTGCGACGAGGCGTTCTTCGCGCAGGCCTGGGCTCGTCTGAGTCATCAGCTCGCGGCGGACGCCCGGCACAAGACGGACCTGCTGCGCCGCAAGGGCCTGGCCGAGGCCCTGGCCGCCGTCTCCCCGGCGGTCACGCTCGACGAGGCCGCGGGGGAGATCACGGTCGACAAGCTGAGCGTGGGCCGTACGGCCACCGAGAGCGGCGCCCTGCTCCTCGTACCCACCAGTCTCGGCCGGCCCCACCTGTCCGTGCTGTACCGGCGGGACTGGCAGCCGGTGGTGCAGTACCCGGTCGGCTCGCCGGAGCTGACGCCTCCCTCGTCCGTGGAGCAGCTCGCGCTGCGGATGACCGCGCTGTCCCACCCCGTGCGGATGCGGATCTGCCGCAATCTGGCCCGCAGCGCCTACACCACGAGCGAGCTGGCGCAGGTGCACGGCATGACCGCCCCGGAGATATCCCGGCACCTGGGTGTGCTGAAGAAGGCGGGCCTGGTCTCCACGCGCCGCCGGGGCCGCTACGTCCAGCATCAGCTGGACATAGCCGTCGTGGCCCGGCTGGGCAGCGACTTCCTGGAGGGCATCCTGCGCTGA
- a CDS encoding AAA family ATPase: MLLWINGPFGGGKTQTAYEIQRRLPGSVVCDPEHAGFGLRRMLPPELRGNFQDLTAWRQGVVEVLDLALTKHDGVVIAPMTVTNSGYFAETVGRLGELGHDVRHFTLLAQRETVMKRLRERGFGHLLQFVGGKNAGLGRETWAVQQLDHCLERLREPEFAEHLWTDDSTVPKTADRIAVLAGLRLRPNNEGALRTRLRQARIGVKHIRFD; encoded by the coding sequence ATGCTCCTCTGGATCAACGGCCCCTTCGGTGGCGGCAAGACCCAGACCGCGTACGAGATCCAGCGCCGTCTGCCCGGCAGCGTCGTCTGCGACCCCGAGCACGCCGGCTTCGGGCTGCGCCGCATGTTGCCGCCCGAACTGCGGGGAAACTTCCAGGACTTGACCGCATGGCGGCAGGGCGTCGTGGAAGTCCTCGACCTGGCCCTCACCAAACACGACGGCGTGGTCATCGCTCCCATGACGGTCACGAACTCCGGTTACTTCGCCGAGACCGTGGGACGGCTGGGCGAACTCGGCCACGACGTACGCCACTTCACGCTCCTCGCTCAGCGCGAGACGGTCATGAAGCGGCTCCGGGAACGCGGCTTCGGGCACCTCCTTCAGTTCGTCGGCGGGAAGAACGCCGGCCTGGGGCGCGAGACCTGGGCCGTGCAACAGCTCGACCACTGTCTGGAGCGGCTGCGCGAGCCCGAGTTCGCCGAACATCTGTGGACGGACGACTCGACCGTGCCGAAGACGGCCGACCGCATCGCCGTCCTCGCGGGGCTGCGGCTGCGGCCGAACAACGAGGGTGCGCTGCGGACGCGGCTCAGGCAGGCGCGGATCGGGGTGAAGCACATCCGGTTCGACTGA
- a CDS encoding response regulator transcription factor, whose product MTIRVMLVDDQVLLRTGFRMVLAAQPDMEVVAEAGDGVEALQVLRATTVDVVLMDVRMPKLDGVETTRRICQEENPPKVLILTTFDLDEYAFSGLKAGASGFMLKDVPPGELLAAIRAVHSGDAVVAPSTTRRLLDRFAPMLPSAGKEPQHKELERLTDREREVMVLVAQGLSNGEIAARLVLSEATVKTHVGRILTKLGLRDRVQVVVLAYETGLVRAGGHG is encoded by the coding sequence ATGACGATCCGCGTGATGCTCGTCGACGACCAGGTGCTGCTGCGCACCGGGTTCCGGATGGTGCTCGCCGCCCAGCCGGACATGGAGGTCGTCGCGGAGGCGGGCGACGGCGTCGAGGCCCTCCAGGTGCTGCGCGCGACGACCGTCGACGTGGTGCTGATGGACGTGCGCATGCCCAAGCTGGACGGGGTGGAGACCACCCGGCGCATCTGTCAGGAGGAGAACCCGCCGAAGGTGCTGATCCTGACCACCTTCGACCTCGACGAGTACGCCTTCTCCGGGCTGAAGGCGGGCGCGTCCGGCTTCATGCTCAAGGACGTGCCGCCCGGCGAGCTCCTCGCCGCGATCCGCGCGGTGCACAGCGGCGACGCGGTGGTGGCCCCCTCGACCACCCGCCGCCTCCTCGACCGGTTCGCGCCGATGCTGCCGAGCGCCGGCAAGGAGCCCCAGCACAAGGAGCTGGAGCGGCTCACCGACCGTGAGCGCGAGGTCATGGTGCTGGTCGCCCAGGGACTGTCCAACGGCGAGATCGCGGCCCGCCTGGTGCTGTCCGAGGCGACCGTGAAGACCCATGTGGGCCGCATCCTGACCAAGCTCGGGCTCAGGGACCGGGTCCAGGTGGTCGTCCTGGCGTACGAGACGGGGCTGGTGCGGGCCGGGGGGCACGGCTGA
- a CDS encoding sensor histidine kinase, which yields MQRLYDFLRRHPTWVDGFWAVFLFGISVMFEVAEQSDEGTDAEAAIIPVILLLCLVIALRRRMPEKMLLLAIAIGVAQLLTDVSTTPGDFAFLVIVYTVAATGARWASRLALAMGLSAACVAHLRWWNHDASALANAALIVFQTVPFALAWVLGDSIRTRRAYFAQLEERASRLEKEREAQAKVAVAAERARIARELHDVVAHNVSVMVVQADGAAYVLDAAPDQARKALETISSTGRQALAEMRRLLGVLRTGEHQEVGEYVPQPDVEQIDDLVEQCRTSGLPVDFKVEGTPRPLPSGVELTAYRIVQEALTNTRKHGGPNAGASVRLVYFDDGLGLLVEDDGKGAPHELYEDGGADGQGHGLIGMRERVGMVGGTLDAGPRPGGGFRISALLPLKPAH from the coding sequence GTGCAGCGCCTCTATGACTTCCTCCGCAGGCACCCGACATGGGTCGACGGCTTCTGGGCCGTCTTCCTGTTCGGGATCTCGGTCATGTTCGAAGTCGCCGAGCAGTCGGACGAGGGCACCGACGCGGAGGCCGCGATCATCCCGGTCATCCTCCTGTTGTGCCTGGTGATCGCGCTGCGCCGGCGGATGCCGGAGAAGATGCTGCTCCTGGCCATCGCCATCGGCGTCGCCCAGCTGCTGACGGACGTCTCGACGACGCCGGGCGACTTCGCGTTCCTCGTCATCGTCTACACCGTCGCCGCGACCGGCGCCCGCTGGGCGTCCCGGCTCGCGCTCGCCATGGGCCTGAGCGCGGCGTGCGTGGCGCATCTGCGGTGGTGGAACCACGACGCGAGCGCCCTGGCCAACGCGGCGCTCATCGTCTTCCAGACGGTGCCGTTCGCGCTGGCCTGGGTGCTCGGCGACTCGATACGCACCCGCCGCGCGTACTTCGCGCAGCTGGAGGAGCGCGCGAGCAGGCTCGAGAAGGAGCGCGAGGCGCAGGCGAAGGTCGCGGTCGCCGCCGAACGCGCCCGCATCGCCCGCGAGCTCCACGACGTGGTCGCGCACAACGTGTCGGTGATGGTCGTCCAGGCCGACGGCGCCGCGTACGTCCTCGACGCCGCGCCCGACCAGGCGAGGAAGGCCCTGGAGACGATCTCCTCGACCGGCCGCCAGGCGCTCGCCGAGATGCGCCGCCTGCTGGGCGTGCTGCGCACCGGCGAGCACCAGGAGGTCGGGGAGTACGTCCCGCAGCCCGACGTCGAGCAGATCGACGACCTGGTCGAGCAGTGCCGTACCTCCGGCCTCCCCGTCGACTTCAAGGTGGAGGGCACCCCGCGCCCGCTGCCCAGCGGCGTCGAGCTCACGGCGTACCGCATCGTGCAGGAGGCGCTCACCAACACCCGTAAGCACGGCGGGCCCAACGCGGGCGCGAGCGTGCGCCTGGTGTACTTCGACGACGGGCTCGGTCTGCTGGTCGAGGACGACGGCAAGGGCGCCCCGCACGAGCTGTACGAGGACGGCGGTGCCGACGGCCAGGGCCACGGCCTGATCGGGATGCGCGAGCGCGTCGGTATGGTCGGCGGCACGCTGGATGCGGGACCGCGTCCGGGCGGAGGATTCCGTATCAGCGCCCTGCTCCCGCTCAAACCGGCGCATTGA